Genomic segment of Streptomyces alboniger:
CCACCAACGCCCCCACTCACAGTGATGATCGGTCGGGCGGCCGCCCGCGGAGCGGCAGGCCCGCCCTGCGGCCGCCTCGCAGGTCGAGCATTCGACACGGCGCATCCACGAGCGCACGAGATCCGACTCGGCATCGGAGCGGAGGTGTCGTCGCCACTCGCCGCCCCACGGGATGCTGTCCGGTCCGTGCTCCACGCCCATTGGTCCCCCTGGGTCCGGTGGTGTGTGCCCTCTTGCCTGCCGTGAAACTGACCGTACCTGCGCTGGCGTCCCTCAGCGGTCGATCGGGGCAACGCCGTCCAGGCCGCTCTCGGAGAGGATCTGTTGGACCGTGTCGTCCAGGGTGCTGGCCGCGTCGATGACGGTCTCCAGACCGTCGGGGAGCAGGTCCTTGTCTCGGTACCAGTCGCGTAGGTGGCCCTCGTTGACGTGCGCAAGGTACTCGGCATCCGGCTTCGTCGCGTGCCGGATCACCGTCTCCTCGAAGGGCACGTGGAGGTAGTAGCACCGTGTGACGCCCTGATGGGCGCGCACCAGGTCCTGGAGCATCGTGCTGTAGCGGTCGGCGGACAGAATGCCCTCCAGGACGACGTGGAAGCCGTTGTCGAGGGCATAGCGGGCCGTGAGGTCGATCAGGCCGATATTGGCACCGCAAGGCCGGTCGCGTTCGCGCAGCACGATCCGGCGGAGGTTGTCCTGGGCGACGATGGCGAGGTTGCGGCCGAACTTCTCGCGCAGGACGGCTGCCACGGACGACTTGCCCGAGGCGCTGTTGCCTCGGAGCACGATCAGGCGCGTGTCGCTAGTCCCTACGGTGCCGTGCGCGGCCTCGGTCACCCGCGGCTCACTTGGATTCGGTTGTCGTGGAAGTGTTCCCAGTCCATGACCAGGCGGAAGCGGCGGTGGGCCTCCAGGCGCTCCGCGTCGGCCGGCTCCGCGGCGCGCTGGACACGGGCGTCGCCGGATTTCACGAGTTCCGCGAGGGCGAGCCGGACGTCGTCGACGTCCTGGCCCGTGGCTGCCGCCAGCCGGTCCAGGGAGGTGAGGGTCTCTGCCGGTTCACCCAGATCGTCGACCAGGTGGTCGATGAGGGTGTCCAGGAGCGGGCCGGTGCGCATCATCCAGCGGATTTCGTCGAGGCGCAGGGTGAGTTCGGGGTCCAGGGGCAGCAGGTCGCCGGGCAGCGGGAGCACGGCGGGCATGGACCATCGGGTGCCGTCCGGCGTCTCTTCGCAGCGGGCCAGGCCCCACGTCAGGTAGAGCTCGGACAGATCCCGCACGGTGTTGGGTACCGGGAAGCCGGCTGTCGTCAGCATGGTGCTGAACTGCTCCCAGCGGGCCGCCTCGCATGCCTCGCGGCCCTCCGGCGCGGCCTCGTAGTCCCATTCCTCATCGGGCCAGGAGAAGGTGAGGGGACCGTCGAGGTTGCCGCCGATCATGTCCCAGCGGCCGTCGAAGATCTCTTGCAGCAGGTCGTCCAGGGAGCCGGTGAAGCCGGGCTGGCTCGCGGTCCCGATCAGCATGGTCAGCGGGAAGCCCTGGCGGGGCAGGACGTGCTCCCAGCCCGACACCCACCAGTCGTTGTGCATCGCCATGTCCTGGCGCGGCCCGGGCACAGACGCCTTCTCAGTCATCCGCAGCTCTTCCTCGAGAACACCTTGATGCCCGCAGCGTACGCAGCGAGACGGGGCAGATTCTCACGGACGCGCCACCCACGCCTGGTGGGCGGGAGCGACGTGCAGTCCTTCGCGCACGCGGCCGCGCAGGACGCCGACGCGGGTGCGGCCCTCCACGACCTGCAGCCCGCTGCCCGACGGGTCCAGGAAGCACCGGTCGATCAGGAGCGGCGGGCGTAGCCACGTCCCGTGCTCTTCCCAGTGCAGGCCGACTTCGCGTGGGCGGACGTCGACCCAGTACGCGGGGTTCTTGGCGTACTCCTCGATGCAGCCGTCGTCGGAGGCTCCGGTCGGCATCCCGTGGAAGTCCGCGGCCGGGATCGTCTCGAGCCGCCAGGTGATCTCGCGCAGGTCGATGCTGCCGTAGTCGGTTACGAAGTGGTCGTTGTCGCCGAAGTCGTAGAGGAACTGTTCCAGGACGTCGTCCGGCCACTGAGGCGGGGCCACGGCCGGGTCGATACGGAAGCGGTCGTAGCCGTAGCTGAGGCCGCCGGTTCGGCGGCGCTTCATCAGGGGGCTGAGGTCTTTCAGCTTCATGCCGTCAGGTGTACCGCAGACTCTGGACGACCTGGAGTTCGCGTGGGGGCCGCGCATCCGCCTCAGCCGGTGAGCAACCGGGAACCAGCAGTAGGGCCGGACAGGGTGATTCTGTCCGGCCCCGCTGCCGTCGGTCAGCGGATGCGTGTGACCGAGACGGTGGCGTGCCGGGTGGTGCCGGCCGCCACTTCCACGACCAGGCCCTCGAGGGTGGTGTACCGCTCGCCGTCGTCGGTGTGGGCGCGCTGCCCGGGCCCGGCGGCGGCAATGAAGCGGGCGAGAGCAGCGGACAGCGGCGCGGTCAGGGCCCGCGACAGCACGCGGCGCCCGTCCGGCAGCCGTACGGCCACGCGGTGCGGGCGGGCGGCGGGCCCGACGTAGCCGACGACGTCCGCGTCCACCGTCTCCGCGTGCCGCAGCTTGGCCCAGATCCGCCCGGCCCGGTACACGCTCGTCGCCCGCTTGGCGACCACACCCTCCAGGCCCTGCTTGTGTCGGCAGACGCCGCGTCCCGCGCAGGTCATGTCGCTTTACGCGAGGGTCGGGCGTCCCCGTTGTGTCGCGTCGTAGCGAGACATGCTGTCCCTTTGTCCGGCACGGCTGTGTGACTGAGATCACGTCGGTGTGGGGGTGCTTCGTCGGTTGGAACGATGGGTGAAGGTATGGGTTCGGGCATAGGGGCCTTCCATGCAGGGGGCATTCACAGGTGAGTTCAACCAGGGGCGACGATTCGAAGATCGTTTCCCGTTCGTGAGGTGATCGTTCCCCGCCATCACTGTGGCTGGGGATGATGGTGCGTGAAACAAGGACGACTCGGGAACTCCTGACTCCCGCACGATGCGGACCGGTTCGGCCCGTTCGGCGCGGCCGGCCAGGACCCGCAGCCGCGGAGATTTCGGTGCTGCGGCGACAGAGGGCCTCCGCGCCTCTAACCTGATGCCGACGCGATGGTTCACCGAGAGGCGGTCGAGGGTGGAGCCTGCGGCTTTGGGGATGGCGGCGCGGGTCGCCTCGACACTGATCAAGCCGCTCGTGGCGAAGCTGTTCGTGCGGGAGGAGAGCGGCGCCGACCTCGTCAGCAAGCCGATCCGTGTCTCCAAACTGGTCAGCTGGCGTGGCCAGAAGCGCACCCTGGACGAGCGAGACGTACGCAAGATCAGCGAGAAGCTGATCAGCCGGACCCTCGCCGCGAACCCGTACGAGCCGGCGGTGCACGACGGTGACCGGATAGCCGTGGTCGACGCGCTGACCAAGACCCTGCTCTCGCTCGGCGACCTGGAGATGGAGGACGTCCAGGCGGTCCACCTCGGGCACGTTGAGCTGGCGCGCAAGCTGTCGGCCGCGGCGGACGACTCGACGCGGAACATGAGCGCCGACGCGACGAACCTCTACCGTTCCCTGCTCGACGTCTGCTGCCTGCACATCCTGCAGTTCTTCACGCAGCGCTCGGCCTTCATCCCGGCCACGCTGATCACGCAGACCCGCATGATCGAAGAGACCATGCGCCGCATGGAGGTGCTGACGGCGCGGCTTCCCCCGCCGCGCAGCCAGGACGCCGATTTCGAGCGGCGCTACCTGGAGCACCTCGGGCTCAGGTACGGCAAGCTCGCCATCTTCGGGCTCGACCTCAGCGCTCCCGGTCAGGCCCGATGGCCGCTCGACACAGCCTATTTGAGCCTGGAACTCTCGGCGCAGAACCGCGACGGAAGTGTCTCGGCTACCCACCGGCTCCGGGTCGAAGGGGCGCTGACCGGGAAGTACCGTGTGGTGCTGCGGGGCCCCGCTGGTTCGGGCAAGACGACATTGGCCCAGTGGCTCGCCGTCAGCGCCGCGCAGAACGACTTCGACGACGAGCTCGCCTTCCTCCGCGGCCGTGTCCCGTTCATACTCCCGCTCCGCAGCCTGGCGCAGGAGTCCACGCTCCCCACCGCTCACAAGTTCCTCGCCATGGCCGGCAGCATGCTGGACGGCGCGGAACCAAAGGGCTGGGCCGACCGGGTCCTGCACAGCGGGCGCGGCATCGTCCTCATCGACGGCGTCGACGAGATCTCGGAGTCGAAGAGGCTGCTGACCAAGCGGTGGCTCACGGAACTGACCGAGATCTACCCGCGCACGTTCTTCCTCGTGACCACGCGCCCCTCCGCGGTCCCGATCGGCTGGGCGGCGGACCTCGGGTTCGTCGAGTTCGACCTGC
This window contains:
- a CDS encoding ATP-dependent DNA ligase, with protein sequence MTCAGRGVCRHKQGLEGVVAKRATSVYRAGRIWAKLRHAETVDADVVGYVGPAARPHRVAVRLPDGRRVLSRALTAPLSAALARFIAAAGPGQRAHTDDGERYTTLEGLVVEVAAGTTRHATVSVTRIR
- a CDS encoding DUF6042 family protein; protein product: MTEKASVPGPRQDMAMHNDWWVSGWEHVLPRQGFPLTMLIGTASQPGFTGSLDDLLQEIFDGRWDMIGGNLDGPLTFSWPDEEWDYEAAPEGREACEAARWEQFSTMLTTAGFPVPNTVRDLSELYLTWGLARCEETPDGTRWSMPAVLPLPGDLLPLDPELTLRLDEIRWMMRTGPLLDTLIDHLVDDLGEPAETLTSLDRLAAATGQDVDDVRLALAELVKSGDARVQRAAEPADAERLEAHRRFRLVMDWEHFHDNRIQVSRG
- a CDS encoding AAA family ATPase; protein product: MTEAAHGTVGTSDTRLIVLRGNSASGKSSVAAVLREKFGRNLAIVAQDNLRRIVLRERDRPCGANIGLIDLTARYALDNGFHVVLEGILSADRYSTMLQDLVRAHQGVTRCYYLHVPFEETVIRHATKPDAEYLAHVNEGHLRDWYRDKDLLPDGLETVIDAASTLDDTVQQILSESGLDGVAPIDR
- a CDS encoding zinc finger domain-containing protein — translated: MGVEHGPDSIPWGGEWRRHLRSDAESDLVRSWMRRVECSTCEAAAGRACRSAGGRPTDHHCEWGRWW